One segment of Primulina tabacum isolate GXHZ01 chromosome 6, ASM2559414v2, whole genome shotgun sequence DNA contains the following:
- the LOC142549707 gene encoding uncharacterized protein LOC142549707, protein MNSRVGTIINSKEAPLFPQNGKKMAMEGGKLQKADKTRANRRRSARERKVALLEDVDNLKKKLRHEENVHRALERAFNRPLGALPRLPPYLPQYTLELLAEVAVLEEEVVRLEEQVVNFRQGLYQEAVCLSSKKGADDLRSSSGKRHSRSLSQSEANLGSIVARPVPRLSRSSTTRKSDGLTDIASSCSEMTNVKQLRNILASNLENRYVKENGSSPDNKFMVIGTPVKRQLKTDSINNDHSLKMQNRIVEQAQESSTSSDDHMESEANKTSAEILKCLISTFVRLSSSKGKTMDLESFSSLETSEFGEIALESDFRDPYFNSSLLKKQETGAYKHFYAVEAGSFDPNRKTNASFLIRRLKILLDKLASVKLESLNHQQKLAFWINVYNSCIMNAFLEHGIPESPDMIVTLAQKATINVGGFLLTGIMIEHFILRLPYHLKYTCTKSWKNEEMKVFKALGLEWSEPLVTFALSCGSWSSPAVRVYTASQIETELETAKRYYLQATVGISSSAKKLIVPKLLDWYLLDFAKDLDALLDWVCLQLPDQLRNQAVKCLEAKGKEPLSKLVQFSPYNFTFRYLIYMPQTKNVQVNV, encoded by the exons ATGAACAGTAGAGTTGGCACCATTATTAATTCCAAGGAAGCACCTTTGTTTcctcaaaat GGGAAGAAAATGGCAATGGAGGGAGGCAAATTGCAAAAAGCGGACAAAACCAGGGCGAATCGGCGCCGGTCAGCGAGGGAAAGAAAAGTGGCCTTATTAGAAGAT GTTGATAATCTGAAGAAGAAGCTGAGACATGAAGAGAATGTTCACAGAGCTTTAGAGAGAGCTTTTAATAGACCTTTAGGAGCTCTGCCTCGTCTTCCTCCTTATCTCCCTCAATAT ACACTCGAGCTTTTAGCCGAGGTGGCTGTGTTAGAAGAGGAGGTGGTTCGGCTAGAAGAACAAGTGGTGAATTTCAGACAAGGCCTGTATCAAGAAGCCGTTTGCTTGTCCTCCAAAAAGGGTGCAGATGATCTGAGATCATCCTCGGGAAAAAGACACTCAAGATCCTTGTCACAAAGTGAAGCTAATTTAGGATCAATCGTCGCACGACCTGTTCCTCGTCTTTCAAGGAGTTCTACGACTAGAAAATCCGACGGTCTCACTGATATTGCAAGTTCTTGCTCTGAGATGACAAATGTTAAACAACTTCGGAATATTCTGGCTTCGAATTTAGAAAATAGATACGTAAAAGAGAATGGATCGTCGCCAGATAATAAGTTTATGGTTATAGGCACCCCTGTGAAGAGGCAACTAAAGACTGACTCAATAAATAATGATCATTCCCTTAAGATGCAG AATAGAATTGTAGAGCAAGCACAGGAGAGCTCCACAAGTTCTGATGATCATATGGAGAGTGAGGCCAATAAAACGTCTGCGGAAATCTTGAAGTGCTTGATCAGTACCTTTGTTAGATTAAGTTCATCAAAAGGAAAAACTATGGATCTGGAGTCCTTTTCTTCTCTAGAAACAAGTGAATTTGGTGAAATTGCCCTTGAATCGGACTTCCGAGATCCTTATTTCAATTCTTCTTTATTGAAGAAACAAGAAACTGGCGCCTACAAGCATTTTTATGCAGTGGAAGCTGGTTCATTTGATCCCAACAGGAAAACAAATGCATCGTTTCTGATTCGTAGACTTAA GATTCTTCTTGACAAGCTAGCCTCTGTGAAGTTGGAGAGTTTAAACCATCAGCAGAAGCTTGCTTTCTGGATAAATGTGTACAATTCATGCATCATGAAT GCATTTTTAGAGCATGGAATACCCGAGAGTCCAGACATGATTGTAACTCTGGCACAAAAG GCGACAATAAACGTCGGGGGATTCCTTCTAACTGGAATAATGATAGAACACTTTATCCTGAGACTACCATATCACTTGAAATAT ACATGCACAAAATCTTGGAAGAATGAAGAAATGAAGGTTTTCAAAGCATTGGGTTTGGAATGGTCAGAACCTTTAGTCACATTTGCTCTCTCCTGTGGAAGTTGGTCCTCCCCGGCT GTGAGAGTGTACACTGCATCTCAAATAGAGACAGAACTGGAAACAGCCAAAAGATATTATCTACAAGCAACAGTCGGGATTTCATCGTCAGCCAAAAAGTTAATAGTTCCCAAGTTGTTGGATTGGTATCTTCTTGATTTCGCCAAGGACTTGGACGCACTACTAGACTGGGTTTGCCTACAACTACCGGACCAGCTCAGGAACCAAGCAGTCAAATGCCTTGAGGCAAAAGGGAAAGAGCCACTCTCAAAATTAGTTCAATTTTCACCTTACAACTTTACTTTCCGGTATCTTATATATATGCCGCAAACGAAAAACGTTCAAGTTAATGTGTAA
- the LOC142549708 gene encoding uncharacterized protein LOC142549708 isoform X1, with the protein MPMMIGITQVGSQPITSLAWLPMLRLLVTLSKDGSVQVWKTRVTVNPNRPPTQVNFFEPAVIESMDIPRILSQQGGEAVYPLPRIRSFEVHTKLNLAALLFSSTAGGDNRKNRAAYTREGRKQLFAVLQSARGSSASVLKEKLASLGSSGILADHQLQAQLQEHHMKGQSQLTISDIARKAFLYSHFMEGNAKSSPISRLPLITVLDTKYHLRDFPICQPFHLELNFFNKENRVLHYPIRAFYIEGANLVAYNITSGVENIYKKLYNSIPGNVEFHPKYVVYSKKQHMFLVVYEFSGTTNEVVLYWENTDSQLANSKSTNVKGVDAAFIGLNENQFAILDEDKTGLAVYMLAGAASKESVEKNGAVDKNDAVDTEVASIKGPMSFLFESDVDRIFSTPLESTLMFCSQGDQIGLVKLIQGYRLSNADGHYISTKAEGRKFIKLKANETVLQVQWQETLRGFVAGILTTQRVLIVTADLDILASSSAKFDKGVPSFRSLLWLGPALLFSTSTSINMLGWDGKVRTILSISMPNAVLVGALNDRLLLASPTDVNVRQKKKYEIKNCLVGLLEPLLIGFSTMQQHFEQKLDLSEVLYQITSRFDSLRITPRSLDVLARGSPVCGDLAVSLSQSGPQFTQVLRGEYAIKALRFSTALSALRDEFLRSRDYPRCPPTSHLFHRFRQLGYACVRYGQYDSAKETFEVIADFESMLDLFICHLNPSAMRRLAQKLEEEGTNSELRRYCERILRVRSTGWTQGIFANFAAESMVPKGPEWGGGNWEIKTATNLKDIPQWELAAEVMPYMKTDDGTIPSIVTDHIGVSTRSELHNFCELFSGCYSSGTSKGLSYLIKGRGNVVEVREDSLAKAFKAGGIKTNGLQQLLASPTSNNPKEAPEGDSLMGLETLSQKPAGSGTEDAQAKAGEEFKKSIYGSGADGSSSDEEGTSKTKRLHIRIRDKPIESTKVDASKIKEATKQLGLPISRTKSLTSSSPDLGLVVPQPAPTTSGTAAAHTSFPADMFGTDAFVQPTPALQPTSMGPGVGLTAGPIPEDFFQNTISSLQVAASLPPAGTFLSRLDQNPQGTESDKIPATLGTAVTMDTGLPGGGVPPQVTQQPVPYESIGLPDGGIPPYSVPQPAAPSQPPTLMSQAPVSTQPFDLSSLEAPGSKTSAKPAERSASPPKAVRPGQVPHGAAAAVCFKIGLVHLEQNQLSDALSCFDEAFLALAKDQSRGDDIKAQATICAQYKIAVTLLQEINRLQKVQGPSAISAKDEMARLSCHLGSLPLLAKHRINCIRTAIKRNMDVQNYAYSKQMLELLLSKAPPGKQDELRSLVDICIQRGLSNKSIDPLEDPSQFCAATLSRLSTIGYDVCDLCGAKFSALSSPGCIICGMGSIKRSDAIAGPVPSPFG; encoded by the exons ATGCCTATGATGATTGGAAT TACACAAGTCGGTTCACAACCAATCACTTCACTTGCTTGGCTTCCAATGTTGAGGTTGCTTGTCACTTTGTCCAAAGATGGAAGTGTTCAAGTGTGGAAAACTCGTGTAACCGTGAATCCTAATAGACCTCCAACACAAGTAAACTTTTTCGAGCCTGCAG TTATTGAATCCATGGATATTCCTCGTATTCTTTCCCAGCAAGGGGGAGAAGCCGTTTATCCTCTCCCAAGAATTAGGTCTTTCGAAGTACACACAAAATTGAATTTAGCAGCGCTTCTTTTTTCA AGCACGGCTGGTGGAGATAATAGGAAAAATAGAGCTGCTTATACTAGAGAGGGCCGGAAACAACTCTTTGCTGTTCTGCAAAGTGCAAGGGGATCATCAG CGTCCGTGTTGAAGGAAAAACTTGCTTCCCTTGGTTCATCTGGTATATTAGCTGACCACCAATTGCAAGCCCAGCTGCAAGAGCATCATATGAAAGG CCAAAGCCAGCTAACAATCTCGGACATAGCAAGGAAGGCTTTTCTTTACAGT CATTTTATGGAAGGCAATGCAAAGAGTTCTCCAATATCTAGATTACCTCTGATCACTGTATTGGATACTAAATATCATTTAAGGGACTTCCCTATTTGCCAG CCTTTTCATCTGGAGCTAAATTTCTTCAATAAAGAGAACCGGGTTCTTCATTATCCCATCAGGGCTTTTTATATTGAAGGAGCAAACCTTGTGGCTTATAATATCACTTCTGGTgtggaaaatatatataaaaagctTTACAATTCG ATTCCTGGAAATGTAGAATTCCATCCAAAATATGTGGTATACAGTAAAAAGCAACACATGTTTCTTGTAGTCTATGAGTTCAGTGGTACCACAAATGAAGTTGTGCTGTATTGGGAAAACACTGATTCCCAATTGGCGAATAGTAAATCTACCAATGTCAAAG GTGTAGATGCAGCATTCATTGGTCTTAATGAAAATCAATTTGCTATTCTTGATGAGGATAAGACTGGACTTGCCGTGTATATGTTAGCGGGAGCTGCTTCAAAAGAATCCGTTGAGAAGAATGGAGCAGTTGATAAAAATGATGCCGTGGACACTGAAGTTGCTTCTATTAAGGGTCCTATGTCATTTTTGTTCGAAAGTGATGTTGATCGTATTTTTTCTACTCCTCTAG AATCAACTTTGATGTTTTGTTCTCAAGGGGACCAGATTGGCTTGGTTAAACTCATCCAAGGATACCGCCTTTCTAATGCTGACGGGCATTACATCTCAACAAAAGCTGAAGGGAGAaaattcattaaattaaaagCAAATGAAACTGTACTTCAG GTACAATGGCAAGAGACACTCAGGGGATTTGTGGCAGGTATATTGACCACACAACGAGTGCTTATTGTTACAGCAGATTTGGACATTTTGGCAAGCAGTTCTGCAAAATTTGATAAAGGAGTTCCTTCA TTTAGATCCCTCCTGTGGCTTGGACCTGCACTTTTATTCTCTACTTCAACTTCTATTAATATGCTTGGTTGGGATGGAAAAGTGAGGACTATACTCTCGATCAGTATGCCTAATGCAG TGCTGGTTGGAGCTCTGAATGACCGTCTTCTGCTTGCAAGCCCTACTGATGTAAATGTTAGGCAAAAGAAGAAATATGAGATAAAAAATTGTCTTGTTGGGCTGCTTGAACCTCTTCTAATTGGGTTTTCTACTATGCAACAACATTTTGAGCAGAAGCTTGATCTGTCAGAAGTCCTATATCAAATAACATCAAG ATTCGATAGCTTGCGCATTACTCCCCGATCACTTGATGTTCTTGCCAGAGGCTCTCCAGTTTGTGGTGATCTTGCAGTATCGCTGTCACAATCTGGCCCACAATTCACTCAG GTGTTGAGAGGAGAATATGCAATCAAAGCACTTCGCTTTTCTACTGCTTTGTCTGCATTGAGAGACGAGTTCTTGCGGTCAAGAGATTATCCTAGATGTCCCCCCACCTCACATTTGTTCCATCGCTTCCGCCAGTTGGGATATGCATGCGTAAG ATATGGCCAGTATGACAGTGCAAAAGAAACTTTTGAAGTTATAGCAGACTTTGAAAGTATGCTTGATTTATTTATATGTCACCTTAATCCTAGTGCAATGCGGCGTCTAGCCCAAAAGTTGGAAGAAGAGGGCACTAATTCAGAGTTGAGGAGatattgtgagaggattttgaGAGTTCGCTCGACTGGGTGGACCCAAGGCATCTTTGCAAACTTTGCTGCTGAAAGTATGGTTCCTAAAGGACCCGAATGGGGTGGGGGAAACTGGGAAATCAAAACAGCCACGAACTTGAAGGACATACCTCAGTGGGAACTGGCTGCTGAGGTCATGCCTTACATGAAAACTGACGATGGTACCATCCCGTCCATTGTTACAGACCATATTGGTGTTTCCACACGTTCTGAGCTTCACAATTTCTGTGAATTATTTTCCGGTTGTTATTCTTCAGGGACATCTAAAGGTTTAAGTTATTTGATCAAAGGAAGAGGAAATGTTGTGGAAGTGAGAGAAGATAGCTTGGCTAAAGCATTTAAAGCTGGAGGAATCAAGACAAACGGGCTTCAGCAATTGCTTGCTTCCCCTACATCTAACAATCCCAAAGAGGCACCTGAAGGTGATTCCTTGATGGGACTAGAAACTCTCTCTCAGAAACCTGCAGGTTCTGGTACTGAAGATGCACAGGCAAAAGCTGGAGAAGAGTTCAAAAAGTCGATATATGGTTCTGGTGCTGATGGTAGCAGCAGTGATGAGGAAGGAACTTCAAAAACCAAAAGGCTACATATTAGAATCCGAGACAAACCAATTGAGTCTACTAAAGTAGATGCTAGCAAAATTAAAGAAGCCACGAAGCAGTTGGGTCTCCCAATTAGTAGGACCAAATCATTAACTAGTTCATCACCAGATCTTGGGCTAGTTGTACCTCAACCAGCTCCAACAACCAGTGGAACTGCTGCAGCTCATACCTCTTTTCCAGCTGATATGTTTGGCACCGATGCATTCGTCCAACCAACACCTGCGTTACAGCCTACTTCCATGGGTCCTGGTGTTGGACTTACAGCCGGGCCAATACCAGAGGACTTTTTCCAGAATACAATATCATCCCTTCAGGTTGCGGCATCACTGCCTCCTGCTGGGACATTTCTCTCAAGATTGGATCAAAATCCTCAAGGTACTGAAAGCGACAAGATCCCTGCTACCCTGGGTACCGCAGTTACCATGGATACTGGTCTACCTGGTGGTGGAGTACCCCCTCAAGTCACTCAACAACCAGTTCCATATGAGTCTATTGGGCTTCCAGATGGAGGTATTCCTCCATATTCTGTGCCTCAACCTGCTGCACCATCACAGCCACCAACTCTGATGTCACAAGCTCCAGTCTCTACGCAGCCCTTTGATCTCAGTTCGCTTGAAGCTCCTGGGTCCAAAACATCTGCAAAACCCGCTGAAAGATCAGCTTCTCCTCCGAAGGCTGTGCGACCTGGACAG GTTCCCCATGGTGCTGCTGCTGCAGTCTGTTTCAAGATTGGACTTGTGCATCTGGAGCAGAATCAACTCTCAGATGCATTGTCCTGCTTCGATGAAGCTTTCCTAGCTTTGGCCAAGGATCAATCTCGTGGAGATGACATTAAGGCACAAGCTACTATTTGTGCCCAATACAAGATTGCTGTTACCCTTCTTCAG GAGATCAACCGACTGCAGAAAGTTCAAGGTCCCAGTGCAATCAGCGCGAAAGATGAGATGGCTAGATTGTCGTGTCATCTGGGCTCATTACCTCTTCTTGCAAAGCACAGAATAAATTGCATTCGAACTGCCATAAAAAGGAACATGGATGTGCAGAACTATGCCTATTCTAAGCAAATGCTCGAATTACTCTTATCAAAAGCACCTCCAGGAAAGCAAGATGAGTTGAGAAGCCTAGTTGACATATGTATTCAGAGAGGCTTGTCCAACAAGTCCATAGATCCATTAGAAGATCCATCCCAATTCTGTGCTGCCACACTGAGCCGTCTATCTACTATTGGATACGATGTCTGTGATCTTTGTGGTGCCAAATTCTCAGCTCTATCGAGTCCCGGCTGCATTATCTGTGGAATGGGAAGCATAAAAAGATCAGATGCAATTGCCGGACCAGTTCCTTCACCATTTGGCTGA
- the LOC142549708 gene encoding uncharacterized protein LOC142549708 isoform X2, with amino-acid sequence MLRLLVTLSKDGSVQVWKTRVTVNPNRPPTQVNFFEPAVIESMDIPRILSQQGGEAVYPLPRIRSFEVHTKLNLAALLFSSTAGGDNRKNRAAYTREGRKQLFAVLQSARGSSASVLKEKLASLGSSGILADHQLQAQLQEHHMKGQSQLTISDIARKAFLYSHFMEGNAKSSPISRLPLITVLDTKYHLRDFPICQPFHLELNFFNKENRVLHYPIRAFYIEGANLVAYNITSGVENIYKKLYNSIPGNVEFHPKYVVYSKKQHMFLVVYEFSGTTNEVVLYWENTDSQLANSKSTNVKGVDAAFIGLNENQFAILDEDKTGLAVYMLAGAASKESVEKNGAVDKNDAVDTEVASIKGPMSFLFESDVDRIFSTPLESTLMFCSQGDQIGLVKLIQGYRLSNADGHYISTKAEGRKFIKLKANETVLQVQWQETLRGFVAGILTTQRVLIVTADLDILASSSAKFDKGVPSFRSLLWLGPALLFSTSTSINMLGWDGKVRTILSISMPNAVLVGALNDRLLLASPTDVNVRQKKKYEIKNCLVGLLEPLLIGFSTMQQHFEQKLDLSEVLYQITSRFDSLRITPRSLDVLARGSPVCGDLAVSLSQSGPQFTQVLRGEYAIKALRFSTALSALRDEFLRSRDYPRCPPTSHLFHRFRQLGYACVRYGQYDSAKETFEVIADFESMLDLFICHLNPSAMRRLAQKLEEEGTNSELRRYCERILRVRSTGWTQGIFANFAAESMVPKGPEWGGGNWEIKTATNLKDIPQWELAAEVMPYMKTDDGTIPSIVTDHIGVSTRSELHNFCELFSGCYSSGTSKGLSYLIKGRGNVVEVREDSLAKAFKAGGIKTNGLQQLLASPTSNNPKEAPEGDSLMGLETLSQKPAGSGTEDAQAKAGEEFKKSIYGSGADGSSSDEEGTSKTKRLHIRIRDKPIESTKVDASKIKEATKQLGLPISRTKSLTSSSPDLGLVVPQPAPTTSGTAAAHTSFPADMFGTDAFVQPTPALQPTSMGPGVGLTAGPIPEDFFQNTISSLQVAASLPPAGTFLSRLDQNPQGTESDKIPATLGTAVTMDTGLPGGGVPPQVTQQPVPYESIGLPDGGIPPYSVPQPAAPSQPPTLMSQAPVSTQPFDLSSLEAPGSKTSAKPAERSASPPKAVRPGQVPHGAAAAVCFKIGLVHLEQNQLSDALSCFDEAFLALAKDQSRGDDIKAQATICAQYKIAVTLLQEINRLQKVQGPSAISAKDEMARLSCHLGSLPLLAKHRINCIRTAIKRNMDVQNYAYSKQMLELLLSKAPPGKQDELRSLVDICIQRGLSNKSIDPLEDPSQFCAATLSRLSTIGYDVCDLCGAKFSALSSPGCIICGMGSIKRSDAIAGPVPSPFG; translated from the exons ATGTTGAGGTTGCTTGTCACTTTGTCCAAAGATGGAAGTGTTCAAGTGTGGAAAACTCGTGTAACCGTGAATCCTAATAGACCTCCAACACAAGTAAACTTTTTCGAGCCTGCAG TTATTGAATCCATGGATATTCCTCGTATTCTTTCCCAGCAAGGGGGAGAAGCCGTTTATCCTCTCCCAAGAATTAGGTCTTTCGAAGTACACACAAAATTGAATTTAGCAGCGCTTCTTTTTTCA AGCACGGCTGGTGGAGATAATAGGAAAAATAGAGCTGCTTATACTAGAGAGGGCCGGAAACAACTCTTTGCTGTTCTGCAAAGTGCAAGGGGATCATCAG CGTCCGTGTTGAAGGAAAAACTTGCTTCCCTTGGTTCATCTGGTATATTAGCTGACCACCAATTGCAAGCCCAGCTGCAAGAGCATCATATGAAAGG CCAAAGCCAGCTAACAATCTCGGACATAGCAAGGAAGGCTTTTCTTTACAGT CATTTTATGGAAGGCAATGCAAAGAGTTCTCCAATATCTAGATTACCTCTGATCACTGTATTGGATACTAAATATCATTTAAGGGACTTCCCTATTTGCCAG CCTTTTCATCTGGAGCTAAATTTCTTCAATAAAGAGAACCGGGTTCTTCATTATCCCATCAGGGCTTTTTATATTGAAGGAGCAAACCTTGTGGCTTATAATATCACTTCTGGTgtggaaaatatatataaaaagctTTACAATTCG ATTCCTGGAAATGTAGAATTCCATCCAAAATATGTGGTATACAGTAAAAAGCAACACATGTTTCTTGTAGTCTATGAGTTCAGTGGTACCACAAATGAAGTTGTGCTGTATTGGGAAAACACTGATTCCCAATTGGCGAATAGTAAATCTACCAATGTCAAAG GTGTAGATGCAGCATTCATTGGTCTTAATGAAAATCAATTTGCTATTCTTGATGAGGATAAGACTGGACTTGCCGTGTATATGTTAGCGGGAGCTGCTTCAAAAGAATCCGTTGAGAAGAATGGAGCAGTTGATAAAAATGATGCCGTGGACACTGAAGTTGCTTCTATTAAGGGTCCTATGTCATTTTTGTTCGAAAGTGATGTTGATCGTATTTTTTCTACTCCTCTAG AATCAACTTTGATGTTTTGTTCTCAAGGGGACCAGATTGGCTTGGTTAAACTCATCCAAGGATACCGCCTTTCTAATGCTGACGGGCATTACATCTCAACAAAAGCTGAAGGGAGAaaattcattaaattaaaagCAAATGAAACTGTACTTCAG GTACAATGGCAAGAGACACTCAGGGGATTTGTGGCAGGTATATTGACCACACAACGAGTGCTTATTGTTACAGCAGATTTGGACATTTTGGCAAGCAGTTCTGCAAAATTTGATAAAGGAGTTCCTTCA TTTAGATCCCTCCTGTGGCTTGGACCTGCACTTTTATTCTCTACTTCAACTTCTATTAATATGCTTGGTTGGGATGGAAAAGTGAGGACTATACTCTCGATCAGTATGCCTAATGCAG TGCTGGTTGGAGCTCTGAATGACCGTCTTCTGCTTGCAAGCCCTACTGATGTAAATGTTAGGCAAAAGAAGAAATATGAGATAAAAAATTGTCTTGTTGGGCTGCTTGAACCTCTTCTAATTGGGTTTTCTACTATGCAACAACATTTTGAGCAGAAGCTTGATCTGTCAGAAGTCCTATATCAAATAACATCAAG ATTCGATAGCTTGCGCATTACTCCCCGATCACTTGATGTTCTTGCCAGAGGCTCTCCAGTTTGTGGTGATCTTGCAGTATCGCTGTCACAATCTGGCCCACAATTCACTCAG GTGTTGAGAGGAGAATATGCAATCAAAGCACTTCGCTTTTCTACTGCTTTGTCTGCATTGAGAGACGAGTTCTTGCGGTCAAGAGATTATCCTAGATGTCCCCCCACCTCACATTTGTTCCATCGCTTCCGCCAGTTGGGATATGCATGCGTAAG ATATGGCCAGTATGACAGTGCAAAAGAAACTTTTGAAGTTATAGCAGACTTTGAAAGTATGCTTGATTTATTTATATGTCACCTTAATCCTAGTGCAATGCGGCGTCTAGCCCAAAAGTTGGAAGAAGAGGGCACTAATTCAGAGTTGAGGAGatattgtgagaggattttgaGAGTTCGCTCGACTGGGTGGACCCAAGGCATCTTTGCAAACTTTGCTGCTGAAAGTATGGTTCCTAAAGGACCCGAATGGGGTGGGGGAAACTGGGAAATCAAAACAGCCACGAACTTGAAGGACATACCTCAGTGGGAACTGGCTGCTGAGGTCATGCCTTACATGAAAACTGACGATGGTACCATCCCGTCCATTGTTACAGACCATATTGGTGTTTCCACACGTTCTGAGCTTCACAATTTCTGTGAATTATTTTCCGGTTGTTATTCTTCAGGGACATCTAAAGGTTTAAGTTATTTGATCAAAGGAAGAGGAAATGTTGTGGAAGTGAGAGAAGATAGCTTGGCTAAAGCATTTAAAGCTGGAGGAATCAAGACAAACGGGCTTCAGCAATTGCTTGCTTCCCCTACATCTAACAATCCCAAAGAGGCACCTGAAGGTGATTCCTTGATGGGACTAGAAACTCTCTCTCAGAAACCTGCAGGTTCTGGTACTGAAGATGCACAGGCAAAAGCTGGAGAAGAGTTCAAAAAGTCGATATATGGTTCTGGTGCTGATGGTAGCAGCAGTGATGAGGAAGGAACTTCAAAAACCAAAAGGCTACATATTAGAATCCGAGACAAACCAATTGAGTCTACTAAAGTAGATGCTAGCAAAATTAAAGAAGCCACGAAGCAGTTGGGTCTCCCAATTAGTAGGACCAAATCATTAACTAGTTCATCACCAGATCTTGGGCTAGTTGTACCTCAACCAGCTCCAACAACCAGTGGAACTGCTGCAGCTCATACCTCTTTTCCAGCTGATATGTTTGGCACCGATGCATTCGTCCAACCAACACCTGCGTTACAGCCTACTTCCATGGGTCCTGGTGTTGGACTTACAGCCGGGCCAATACCAGAGGACTTTTTCCAGAATACAATATCATCCCTTCAGGTTGCGGCATCACTGCCTCCTGCTGGGACATTTCTCTCAAGATTGGATCAAAATCCTCAAGGTACTGAAAGCGACAAGATCCCTGCTACCCTGGGTACCGCAGTTACCATGGATACTGGTCTACCTGGTGGTGGAGTACCCCCTCAAGTCACTCAACAACCAGTTCCATATGAGTCTATTGGGCTTCCAGATGGAGGTATTCCTCCATATTCTGTGCCTCAACCTGCTGCACCATCACAGCCACCAACTCTGATGTCACAAGCTCCAGTCTCTACGCAGCCCTTTGATCTCAGTTCGCTTGAAGCTCCTGGGTCCAAAACATCTGCAAAACCCGCTGAAAGATCAGCTTCTCCTCCGAAGGCTGTGCGACCTGGACAG GTTCCCCATGGTGCTGCTGCTGCAGTCTGTTTCAAGATTGGACTTGTGCATCTGGAGCAGAATCAACTCTCAGATGCATTGTCCTGCTTCGATGAAGCTTTCCTAGCTTTGGCCAAGGATCAATCTCGTGGAGATGACATTAAGGCACAAGCTACTATTTGTGCCCAATACAAGATTGCTGTTACCCTTCTTCAG GAGATCAACCGACTGCAGAAAGTTCAAGGTCCCAGTGCAATCAGCGCGAAAGATGAGATGGCTAGATTGTCGTGTCATCTGGGCTCATTACCTCTTCTTGCAAAGCACAGAATAAATTGCATTCGAACTGCCATAAAAAGGAACATGGATGTGCAGAACTATGCCTATTCTAAGCAAATGCTCGAATTACTCTTATCAAAAGCACCTCCAGGAAAGCAAGATGAGTTGAGAAGCCTAGTTGACATATGTATTCAGAGAGGCTTGTCCAACAAGTCCATAGATCCATTAGAAGATCCATCCCAATTCTGTGCTGCCACACTGAGCCGTCTATCTACTATTGGATACGATGTCTGTGATCTTTGTGGTGCCAAATTCTCAGCTCTATCGAGTCCCGGCTGCATTATCTGTGGAATGGGAAGCATAAAAAGATCAGATGCAATTGCCGGACCAGTTCCTTCACCATTTGGCTGA